The Henckelia pumila isolate YLH828 chromosome 2, ASM3356847v2, whole genome shotgun sequence genome includes a window with the following:
- the LOC140882364 gene encoding large ribosomal subunit protein uL30z isoform X1, with the protein MRDRHPYPKIKGVVLGFLSFNLLHPFGRFLPRWKTMAAEEAPPMALNYIPEVVLKKRKNNENWAIRRKLQLQERVKRLKSAKFAIKKPEQFIREFRDKELDLIQMKCRGRRQRRRAPATFDSKLLFIIRIGGKNDMHPQTRKLLHSLRLRKIFSGVFVKANERLMEILQKVEPYVTYGYPNLKSVKDLIYKKGVAKVGKQRIPLTDNNIVEQELGQHNIICIEDIVAEIANVGTHFKAVSNFLRPFVLNNPDKALTGRKKRFTDGGDTGNRGDLINELLGKIN; encoded by the exons ATGAGGGACCGGCATCCCTACCCAAAAATCAAAGGGGTGGTATTAGGGTTTTTGAGCTTCAATTTACTTCACCCTTTTGGTCGCTTCCTCCCGCGTTGGA AAACCATGGCAGCTGAGGAGGCGCCGCCGATGGCTCTGAATTACATTCCGGAAGTGGTATTGAAGAAGAGGAAGAACAATGAGAATTGGGCAATTAGAAGGAAGCTTCAGTTACAAGAGAGGGTTAAGCGGCTCAAGTCGGCCAAGTTTGCTATCAAAAAGCCCGAGCAATTCATCCGTGAATTTCGTGATAAA GAGTTGGACCTTATCCAAATGAAGTGTAGGGGAAGAAGGCAAAGGAGACGGGCACCGGCTACATTTGATTCCAAGCTCTTATTCATCATACGCATTGGGGG GAAAAATGATAtgcatccacaaactcgtaagCTCCTGCATTCTTTGAGATTAAGGAAAATCTTCAGCGGGGTGTTTGTGAAGGCAAATGAAAGACTAATGGAAATCTTACAGAAGGTTGAGCCTTATGTGACCTATGG CTATCCAAATCTCAAGAGTGTGAAGGACTTGATATACAAAAAGGGTGTTGCAAAAGTTGGCAAGCAGAGGATTCCTTTGACGGACAATAACATAGTTGAACAG GAATTGGGTCAGCATAACATCATATGCATTGAGGATATTGTGGCTGAAATTGCCAATGTTGGCACACATTTTAAGGCAGTCAGCAATTTTCTTCGTCCCTTTGTGTTGAACAATCCAGATAAAGCACTGACCGGTAGGAAGAAACGATTTACGGATGGAGGAGACACTGGAAATCGTGGGGACCTTATAAACGAGTTGCTTGGAAAGATAAATTAG
- the LOC140883072 gene encoding probable CCR4-associated factor 1 homolog 7 encodes MSLLPKSDSIQIRDVWADNLDEELALIRDIVDDYPYIAMDTEFPGIVLRPVGNFKNSGDYHYQTLKDNVDLLKLIQLGLTFSDDKGNLPTCSSGKFCIWQFNFREFNPNEDVFANDSIELLRQSGIDFAKNNEKGIDAKLFGEHLMSSGIVLNDNVYWVTFHSGYDFGYLIKLLTCQSLPDTQAGFFTLINVYFPVLYDVKHLMKFCNSLHGGLNKLAELLEVDRVGVCHQAGSDSLLTCCTFKKLKENFFSGSMEKYSGVLYGLGVESG; translated from the coding sequence ATGTCGCTTTTGCCCAAAAGCGATTCGATTCAAATCAGGGACGTTTGGGCCGACAATTTGGATGAAGAATTGGCATTGATTCGTGATATTGTCGATGATTATCCTTATATTGCCATGGACACCGAGTTCCCTGGAATTGTTCTTCGTCCCGTGGGGAACTTCAAGAACTCGGGTGACTACCACTACCAGACATTGAAAGACAACGTCGACCTGTTGAAGCTAATCCAGCTGGGCCTAACATTTTCGGACGACAAGGGAAATCTGCCCACTTGTAGTAGTGGCAAGTTTTGCATTTGGCAGTTCAATTTTCGTGAATTCAATCCCAATGAGGATGTCTTCGCAAACGATTCAATCGAACTGTTGCGACAAAGTGGTATTGACTTTGCGAAGAATAACGAAAAGGGTATAGATGCCAAGCTTTTTGGGGAGCATTTAATGTCATCTGGTATCGTATTGAACGACAACGTGTACTGGGTGACGTTTCACAGTGGGTATGATTTTGGGTACTTGATCAAGCTCTTGACATGCCAGAGCTTGCCTGATACGCAGGCTGGATTCTTTACCTTGATCAATGTGTACTTTCCCGTGCTTTACGATGTCAAACatttgatgaaattttgtaACAGTTTACACGGTGGGTTGAATAAGTTGGCGGAGTTGTTGGAGGTGGACAGAGTCGGGGTCTGTCATCAGGCAGGTTCTGATAGCTTGCTTACCTGTTGTACATTCAAGAAGTTGAAAGAGAACTTCTTCAGCGGCTCGATGGAGAAGTATTCGGGTGTGTTGTATGGTTTAGGGGTTGAGAGTGGATAG
- the LOC140880599 gene encoding serine--tRNA ligase, chloroplastic/mitochondrial isoform X2: MKGKLEPAERQKLIEEGKNLKEGLVSLEEDLLKLTDELQQEAQCVPNMTHPDVPLGGEDCSTVRKVVSQPREFSFPVKDHVQLGKDLDLFDFDAAAEVSGSKFYYLKNEAVMLEMGLVNWAVSEVMKRGFIPLTTPEIVRSSVVEKCGFQPRGTNTQVYSIEGSDQCLIGTAEIPVGAIHMDSILSEVSLPLKYVAFSHCFRTEAGAAGAATRGLYRVHQFSKVEMFILCRPEDSDSFHQQLIQIEEELFSSLGLHFKTMDMSTEDLGAPAYRKFDIEAWMPGLGRYGEISSASNCTDYQSRRLGIRYRPDSSTPSKKGPTQFVHTLNATACAVPRMIVCLLENYQQEDGSVIIPESLRPFMGNLEIIGSKYKQQLV; encoded by the exons ATGAAAGGAAAGCTGGAGCCTGCAGAACGTCAGAAACTCATAGAAGAAG GTAAGAATCTCAAGGAAGGGCTTGTTTCCCTGGAAGAAGACCTTCTTAAACTTACAGATGAGCTTCAGCAGGAAGCACAATGTGTGCCAAATATGACACATCCAGACGTCCCATTAGGAGGAGAAGATTGCTCTACTGTGAGAAAAGTG GTCAGTCAACCTCGTGAGTTTAGCTTCCCTGTCAAGGATCATGTCCAGCTTGGAAAAGACTTGGacttatttgattttgatgctGCCGCGGAG GTAAGTGGTTCAAAGTTTTATTACTTGAAGAATGAAGCAGTTATGCTTGAGATGGGCCTTGTGAACTGGGCAGTATCAGAAGTCATGAAAAGAGGCTTTATACCTCTCACCACACCAGAAATTGTCCGATCTTCTGTTGTAGAGAAATGTGGTTTCCAGCCCAGAGGAACAAACACTCAG GTTTATTCAATTGAGGGTAGTGATCAATGCCTCATAGGTACTGCAGAGATTCCAGTGGGAGCAATCCATATGGACTCCATTCTTTCAGAGGTATCATTGCCTTTAAAGTATGTAGCTTTCTCTCATTGCTTTCGCACAGAAGCTGGTGCTGCAGGTGCTGCAACAAG GGGCCTTTACCGTGTTCACCAGTTTAGCAAGGTGGAGATGTTCATCTTATGCAGGCCAGAGGATAGTGATTCCTTTCATCAACAGCTTATTCAAATTGAAGAAGAGCTCTTCTCGTCACTAGGACTACATTTTAA AACTATGGACATGTCAACCGAGGATCTAGGTGCACCAGCTTATCGTAAGTTTGATATTGAAGCCTGGATGCCTGGATTGGGACGGTATGGCGAG ATATCAAGTGCCTCCAACTGTACAGACTACCAGAGCAGACGACTAGGCATTCGCTATCGTCCTGACTCTTCTACTCCTTCGAAAAAGGGTCCAACACAGTTTGTCCATACACTAAATGCCACAGCATGTGCAGTTCCTAGAATGATCGTATGCTTGCTCGAAAATTACCAGCAAGAGGATGGGTCTGTCATTATACCCGAGTCGTTGAGGCCGTTCATGGGAAATCTTGAGATAATTGGTTCTAAATACAAACAGCAGTTGGTTTAA
- the LOC140880599 gene encoding serine--tRNA ligase, chloroplastic/mitochondrial isoform X1 — translation MGLQSCAFKLYPFSLSHSPQIAKFLIPHRFRRRPFPLHSIPRAYAYASASASASASASASAAPQLAAKASDVSSPDDFKEVKASQWKAAIDYKWMRENKEAVAANIKNRNSKANLDLVLQLYDSLLNAQKEVERLRAERNAVANKMKGKLEPAERQKLIEEGKNLKEGLVSLEEDLLKLTDELQQEAQCVPNMTHPDVPLGGEDCSTVRKVVSQPREFSFPVKDHVQLGKDLDLFDFDAAAEVSGSKFYYLKNEAVMLEMGLVNWAVSEVMKRGFIPLTTPEIVRSSVVEKCGFQPRGTNTQVYSIEGSDQCLIGTAEIPVGAIHMDSILSEVSLPLKYVAFSHCFRTEAGAAGAATRGLYRVHQFSKVEMFILCRPEDSDSFHQQLIQIEEELFSSLGLHFKTMDMSTEDLGAPAYRKFDIEAWMPGLGRYGEISSASNCTDYQSRRLGIRYRPDSSTPSKKGPTQFVHTLNATACAVPRMIVCLLENYQQEDGSVIIPESLRPFMGNLEIIGSKYKQQLV, via the exons ATGGGGCTGCAATCTTGTGCGTTCAAATTATATCCATTTTCCCTCTCTCATTCTCCCCAAATTGCCAAATTCTTGATCCCTCACCGCTTCCGGCGGCGTCCATTTCCGCTCCACTCTATACCACGAGCCTACGCCTACGCCTCCGCCTCCGCCTCCGCCTCCGCCTCCGCCTCCGCCTCCGCCGCTCCTCAACTAGCTGCTAAAGCATCCGATGTCTCCAGCCCAGATGATTTCAAGG AAGTGAAGGCGTCTCAATGGAAAGCGGCAATTGATTACAAGTGGATGCGGGAGAACAAGGAGGCAGTTGCGGCCAATATCAAGAATCGCAACTCAAAAGCTAATCTTGATCTTGTTCTTCAGCTTTATGATAGTTTATTGAATGCTCAAAAG GAAGTCGAAAGACTTCGTGCTGAGAGAAATGCAGTTGCAAACAAGATGAAAGGAAAGCTGGAGCCTGCAGAACGTCAGAAACTCATAGAAGAAG GTAAGAATCTCAAGGAAGGGCTTGTTTCCCTGGAAGAAGACCTTCTTAAACTTACAGATGAGCTTCAGCAGGAAGCACAATGTGTGCCAAATATGACACATCCAGACGTCCCATTAGGAGGAGAAGATTGCTCTACTGTGAGAAAAGTG GTCAGTCAACCTCGTGAGTTTAGCTTCCCTGTCAAGGATCATGTCCAGCTTGGAAAAGACTTGGacttatttgattttgatgctGCCGCGGAG GTAAGTGGTTCAAAGTTTTATTACTTGAAGAATGAAGCAGTTATGCTTGAGATGGGCCTTGTGAACTGGGCAGTATCAGAAGTCATGAAAAGAGGCTTTATACCTCTCACCACACCAGAAATTGTCCGATCTTCTGTTGTAGAGAAATGTGGTTTCCAGCCCAGAGGAACAAACACTCAG GTTTATTCAATTGAGGGTAGTGATCAATGCCTCATAGGTACTGCAGAGATTCCAGTGGGAGCAATCCATATGGACTCCATTCTTTCAGAGGTATCATTGCCTTTAAAGTATGTAGCTTTCTCTCATTGCTTTCGCACAGAAGCTGGTGCTGCAGGTGCTGCAACAAG GGGCCTTTACCGTGTTCACCAGTTTAGCAAGGTGGAGATGTTCATCTTATGCAGGCCAGAGGATAGTGATTCCTTTCATCAACAGCTTATTCAAATTGAAGAAGAGCTCTTCTCGTCACTAGGACTACATTTTAA AACTATGGACATGTCAACCGAGGATCTAGGTGCACCAGCTTATCGTAAGTTTGATATTGAAGCCTGGATGCCTGGATTGGGACGGTATGGCGAG ATATCAAGTGCCTCCAACTGTACAGACTACCAGAGCAGACGACTAGGCATTCGCTATCGTCCTGACTCTTCTACTCCTTCGAAAAAGGGTCCAACACAGTTTGTCCATACACTAAATGCCACAGCATGTGCAGTTCCTAGAATGATCGTATGCTTGCTCGAAAATTACCAGCAAGAGGATGGGTCTGTCATTATACCCGAGTCGTTGAGGCCGTTCATGGGAAATCTTGAGATAATTGGTTCTAAATACAAACAGCAGTTGGTTTAA
- the LOC140882364 gene encoding large ribosomal subunit protein uL30z isoform X2: MAAEEAPPMALNYIPEVVLKKRKNNENWAIRRKLQLQERVKRLKSAKFAIKKPEQFIREFRDKELDLIQMKCRGRRQRRRAPATFDSKLLFIIRIGGKNDMHPQTRKLLHSLRLRKIFSGVFVKANERLMEILQKVEPYVTYGYPNLKSVKDLIYKKGVAKVGKQRIPLTDNNIVEQELGQHNIICIEDIVAEIANVGTHFKAVSNFLRPFVLNNPDKALTGRKKRFTDGGDTGNRGDLINELLGKIN, from the exons ATGGCAGCTGAGGAGGCGCCGCCGATGGCTCTGAATTACATTCCGGAAGTGGTATTGAAGAAGAGGAAGAACAATGAGAATTGGGCAATTAGAAGGAAGCTTCAGTTACAAGAGAGGGTTAAGCGGCTCAAGTCGGCCAAGTTTGCTATCAAAAAGCCCGAGCAATTCATCCGTGAATTTCGTGATAAA GAGTTGGACCTTATCCAAATGAAGTGTAGGGGAAGAAGGCAAAGGAGACGGGCACCGGCTACATTTGATTCCAAGCTCTTATTCATCATACGCATTGGGGG GAAAAATGATAtgcatccacaaactcgtaagCTCCTGCATTCTTTGAGATTAAGGAAAATCTTCAGCGGGGTGTTTGTGAAGGCAAATGAAAGACTAATGGAAATCTTACAGAAGGTTGAGCCTTATGTGACCTATGG CTATCCAAATCTCAAGAGTGTGAAGGACTTGATATACAAAAAGGGTGTTGCAAAAGTTGGCAAGCAGAGGATTCCTTTGACGGACAATAACATAGTTGAACAG GAATTGGGTCAGCATAACATCATATGCATTGAGGATATTGTGGCTGAAATTGCCAATGTTGGCACACATTTTAAGGCAGTCAGCAATTTTCTTCGTCCCTTTGTGTTGAACAATCCAGATAAAGCACTGACCGGTAGGAAGAAACGATTTACGGATGGAGGAGACACTGGAAATCGTGGGGACCTTATAAACGAGTTGCTTGGAAAGATAAATTAG